The Sporomusa termitida genome has a window encoding:
- the priA gene encoding primosomal protein N', translating to MSNTVQVIVNIPARSLDKPFSYTIPAHLANVQVGCRVLVPFGNRKVEGFIISLEPEKTEGLKSILEILDHVPWFDSNMLNTARWLSDYYLCSLSEAMRLFIPGQSGIKTQKAYQAPASVDFEQAAVLLSKKPAEFRTLLTYIYEHGPVTLTDLAKLTSDPAAMIKFFLQHKLIISADIVSKRGKASVTTIIDLAVSRETAAQIEQTLPKNKAAQRRLLNALLAAPGNLTTAQLRSLSITQDTVKKLAEQGLITTRQLPLFRNSYAGGCLQTPAVNLTPEQAYALGLIIPAINTGLHTSFLVHGVTGSGKTLVYIRAVAEARRLNRQAIVLVPEIALTSQIVARFKAAFGEDVVVMHSKLSVGERHDAWRRLQAGQAGIVIGARSALFAPAGQLGLIIIDEEHEFTYKQEETPRYHAREVALARARLAGAVVVLGSATPAVETYYKARQGDHVFIPMNQRVDNTPMPEVTVVDMRQELAQGRRSVISQALKDMLTEILARQEQAVILLNRRGYSTFVLCRECGHVLKCPHCDIALVYHASATVLRCHYCRERHTVPDICPVCSSRYIRYFGAGTQKVEEALAAAFPAARIIRMDQDTTGGKMAHDKILSAFAAGTYDILLGTQMVAKGHDIPNVTAVGIISADTALNLPDFRAAEKTFALLTQAAGRAGRGKKSGRVVMQTYNPEHYAIIAGAGHNYQAFYQHEITFRRQLHYPPYANLVKITVHGADEITVHRNANQLAADLTQAPGLADAAVIGPFPASVNKIKDIFRVNILIKTQELPTVAKQLAGLGLASRRDIIVDIDPINVL from the coding sequence ATGTCAAATACTGTTCAAGTTATTGTTAACATTCCGGCCCGCAGCCTTGATAAACCGTTTTCTTATACGATTCCGGCCCATTTAGCCAATGTGCAGGTAGGTTGCCGGGTGCTTGTGCCTTTTGGTAACCGTAAGGTGGAAGGTTTTATCATTAGCCTGGAACCGGAAAAAACCGAAGGCTTGAAATCAATTCTTGAGATTTTGGATCATGTGCCCTGGTTTGACAGTAATATGCTGAACACGGCCAGATGGTTAAGTGATTATTATCTGTGTTCACTAAGCGAAGCCATGCGCTTATTTATCCCCGGTCAGTCGGGCATTAAAACCCAGAAGGCCTATCAAGCCCCGGCCAGCGTTGATTTTGAGCAGGCAGCTGTTTTATTAAGCAAAAAGCCGGCAGAATTCCGGACGCTGCTTACCTACATATATGAACATGGTCCTGTCACCCTGACCGACCTTGCCAAACTGACGAGTGACCCGGCGGCTATGATAAAATTCTTTTTACAGCATAAACTAATTATCAGTGCCGATATTGTCAGCAAACGGGGCAAAGCCAGTGTGACAACCATTATTGACCTGGCTGTCAGCCGGGAAACGGCTGCTCAGATTGAGCAAACCCTCCCCAAAAACAAGGCCGCTCAGCGCCGCCTGCTCAACGCGTTGCTGGCTGCGCCCGGGAATTTGACCACGGCCCAGCTGCGTAGTCTCAGTATCACGCAGGACACAGTGAAAAAGCTGGCAGAACAGGGCCTTATTACAACCCGGCAGCTGCCTTTATTCAGAAACAGCTATGCCGGGGGCTGTCTGCAGACGCCGGCAGTAAACCTGACACCGGAGCAAGCCTATGCCCTCGGTTTAATCATACCGGCAATTAACACCGGCCTTCATACCTCCTTCCTAGTGCATGGTGTTACCGGCAGTGGCAAGACCCTGGTGTATATCAGGGCCGTTGCCGAGGCAAGGCGCCTTAACCGGCAGGCGATCGTACTGGTGCCTGAAATTGCGCTGACAAGCCAGATTGTAGCCCGGTTTAAAGCAGCCTTCGGCGAAGATGTCGTGGTCATGCACAGTAAACTGTCTGTAGGCGAACGGCATGATGCGTGGCGCCGTCTGCAGGCCGGCCAGGCAGGCATTGTCATCGGCGCCCGGTCGGCCTTATTTGCCCCGGCCGGTCAGCTAGGCCTGATCATTATTGATGAAGAGCATGAATTTACTTATAAGCAGGAAGAAACGCCCCGCTATCATGCCCGGGAGGTCGCATTAGCCAGAGCCAGACTGGCCGGGGCGGTTGTGGTGCTTGGCAGTGCCACACCTGCGGTTGAGACCTATTACAAAGCCCGGCAGGGAGACCACGTGTTTATCCCAATGAATCAGCGGGTCGATAATACACCGATGCCTGAGGTTACAGTTGTTGATATGCGCCAGGAACTGGCCCAAGGCCGGCGCAGTGTTATCTCCCAGGCCCTGAAGGATATGCTGACTGAAATACTGGCCAGGCAGGAACAGGCTGTCATCCTGCTGAACCGGCGCGGTTACTCGACCTTTGTGCTGTGCCGTGAATGCGGCCATGTACTCAAATGCCCGCATTGCGACATTGCCCTGGTTTATCATGCCTCAGCCACGGTATTGCGCTGCCACTACTGCCGTGAGCGCCACACAGTGCCGGATATTTGTCCGGTATGCAGCAGCCGCTATATTCGCTATTTCGGCGCCGGCACGCAAAAGGTGGAAGAAGCGCTGGCGGCCGCCTTTCCGGCCGCCAGAATCATTCGCATGGATCAGGACACCACCGGCGGCAAAATGGCGCATGACAAAATATTGTCGGCTTTCGCCGCCGGCACCTATGACATTCTCCTGGGCACGCAGATGGTGGCCAAAGGCCATGATATCCCCAACGTTACTGCAGTTGGCATCATCTCTGCCGATACAGCCCTGAATCTGCCCGACTTTCGGGCCGCCGAAAAAACCTTTGCCCTGCTGACGCAGGCGGCCGGCCGGGCCGGCCGCGGCAAAAAATCCGGCCGGGTGGTTATGCAGACCTATAATCCTGAACACTATGCGATTATCGCCGGTGCCGGTCACAATTACCAGGCTTTTTATCAGCACGAAATTACCTTCCGCCGCCAGTTACACTATCCGCCATATGCTAATCTGGTGAAAATAACCGTTCACGGGGCTGATGAAATAACCGTTCACCGCAATGCCAACCAACTGGCCGCAGATCTTACACAAGCGCCGGGGTTGGCAGACGCTGCCGTTATTGGTCCGTTTCCGGCCTCCGTGAATAAAATAAAAGATATCTTCCGGGTGAATATCCTCATAAAAACCCAGGAGCTGCCCACTGTGGCCAAACAGCTGGCAGGCTTAGGCCTGGCCAGCCGTCGTGATATCATCGTTGACATTGACCCTATAAATGTCCTTTAG
- the rlmN gene encoding 23S rRNA (adenine(2503)-C(2))-methyltransferase RlmN, with the protein MTAPAKTELFGLTAAETAAVIKPLGLEKYRGQQIVEWIYKHGVREFAAMTNLAKDQRAKLADNFTIMQLNEQAAQHAGDGKTSKFLLAFTDGMAVETVLLRQHYGNSVCISTQVGCAMGCSFCASTLGGLARNLTGGEILAQVLYIEQLLQPAGHKVDSIVLMGSGEPLANYDNVLRFIRLIHAPYCLNLSYRSITLSTAGIVPAIDKLAAEGIPITLSISLHAASNELRTRLMPVNKHYPLEQVLAAGSRYADITGRRVTYEYSLIAGINDQPEHARELAALLKGRQANVNLIPVNPVPERGFYRPSPADIGRFEQFLKNHQLNVTLRREMGTDIDAACGQLRHKILRKNG; encoded by the coding sequence ATGACAGCTCCGGCAAAAACTGAATTATTTGGCCTCACGGCCGCTGAAACGGCGGCGGTGATAAAACCACTGGGCCTGGAGAAGTACCGGGGCCAACAAATCGTTGAGTGGATTTATAAACACGGTGTACGTGAGTTTGCGGCAATGACCAATCTTGCCAAAGACCAACGCGCCAAGCTTGCGGACAACTTCACCATTATGCAGCTTAATGAGCAGGCAGCCCAGCATGCCGGCGACGGTAAAACCAGCAAGTTTTTACTGGCATTTACGGATGGTATGGCAGTGGAAACTGTGCTCCTGCGTCAGCACTACGGCAATAGTGTCTGCATTTCCACCCAGGTAGGCTGTGCCATGGGCTGTTCTTTCTGTGCCTCAACCCTGGGAGGTCTGGCCAGAAACCTTACTGGCGGCGAGATCCTGGCCCAGGTATTATATATTGAACAATTATTGCAACCGGCAGGGCATAAGGTCGATTCGATTGTGCTTATGGGGTCAGGCGAGCCTTTGGCCAATTACGACAATGTCCTGCGGTTCATCCGCCTCATCCATGCACCGTATTGCCTTAACTTAAGTTATCGCAGCATAACGCTGTCTACGGCCGGGATTGTACCCGCCATCGACAAATTAGCGGCGGAAGGGATTCCCATTACGCTGTCTATCTCCTTGCACGCCGCCAGCAATGAGCTCAGAACCAGGCTTATGCCTGTTAATAAACACTACCCCCTTGAACAGGTGCTGGCAGCAGGAAGCCGCTATGCCGACATTACCGGCAGACGTGTTACCTACGAATATAGCCTGATTGCCGGTATTAACGATCAGCCGGAACATGCCCGCGAACTGGCGGCGCTGCTCAAAGGGCGCCAAGCCAACGTTAATTTAATCCCTGTCAACCCGGTCCCTGAACGCGGCTTCTACCGTCCGTCACCTGCCGATATTGGCAGGTTTGAGCAGTTCTTAAAAAACCACCAGCTTAATGTCACGCTCCGGCGGGAGATGGGAACCGATATCGATGCTGCCTGCGGCCAGCTTCGCCATAAAATCCTGCGAAAGAATGGTTAA
- a CDS encoding FhaA domain-containing protein codes for MKFVRNMESFFEKYIEDFFNRQFTSGLQPVEIARHLGRMLEDERTVGVSHVYVPNNYSIYVSREEYERLAPYAPSVCGELSTYLTEESRRKGYTMSGSPQIELFADENLTKQALRITSSFTDDPGEVDSSPPASLNSDTRIFDKLNPSLPDDPPVQLLYGLLTVIDGLDAGLKVDCAATRINIGRRNTNEMPLTDMNTSRLHAYIVYEDGCHVLHDAKSLNGTYVSSHRITHKQLKNGDKISVGNTVILYEVN; via the coding sequence TTGAAGTTTGTCCGCAATATGGAAAGCTTTTTTGAGAAATATATCGAAGATTTCTTTAACAGGCAGTTTACCAGTGGTTTACAGCCGGTAGAGATCGCCAGACACCTGGGGCGGATGCTGGAAGATGAGCGTACTGTGGGTGTTTCTCATGTATATGTGCCTAACAATTACTCAATTTATGTAAGCCGGGAAGAGTATGAGCGGCTGGCTCCCTATGCTCCCTCTGTATGTGGTGAACTGTCAACCTATTTAACTGAGGAAAGCCGGCGTAAAGGCTACACCATGTCCGGCAGCCCCCAGATTGAACTTTTTGCTGATGAAAACCTAACGAAGCAGGCCTTACGGATTACATCAAGCTTTACCGATGATCCCGGCGAAGTAGACAGCTCCCCGCCGGCAAGCCTGAACAGTGATACCAGGATATTTGACAAACTCAATCCGTCATTGCCGGATGATCCGCCAGTCCAGCTACTGTACGGACTGTTGACAGTAATTGACGGACTTGATGCCGGGCTTAAAGTTGACTGTGCCGCCACCAGAATCAACATTGGCCGCCGGAATACAAATGAAATGCCGCTGACTGATATGAATACATCACGGTTGCATGCATATATTGTTTACGAAGACGGCTGCCATGTTCTGCATGATGCCAAGAGTCTAAACGGCACTTATGTCAGCAGCCACCGTATTACCCACAAGCAATTAAAAAATGGCGACAAAATCAGCGTAGGCAATACTGTAATTTTATACGAGGTGAATTGA
- the fmt gene encoding methionyl-tRNA formyltransferase, translating into MGKLRVVFMGTPDFAVPCLTMLIKEEFPVAAVVTQPDRPKGRGQKLAYSPVKEAALTYKLPVLQPETIKTDQFYNQLKALAPDVIIVVAFGQLLPSRILALPAHGCINVHASLLPKYRGSAPIHWAIINGETKTGITTMHMDTGMDTGDIIFKAELPILPTDTTGSLHDKLRDLGATVLADTLQHLAAGQAPRTPQVEADSTYARMLDRDTERIDWHQPAVAIHNLVRGLNPWPGAYCILQNKTMKIWQTNVHSETQTCTEPGRVVQITKTGLVVETGQGLIELQEVQPASKRRMKASDCVCGYCLTVGNLFE; encoded by the coding sequence ATGGGTAAATTACGTGTAGTATTTATGGGAACGCCGGATTTTGCCGTCCCCTGTTTAACAATGCTTATCAAAGAAGAGTTTCCGGTAGCCGCTGTTGTTACCCAGCCTGACCGCCCCAAAGGCCGCGGCCAAAAACTTGCTTATTCACCTGTTAAAGAAGCGGCACTGACCTACAAATTACCGGTTTTGCAGCCTGAAACGATTAAGACCGATCAATTTTATAACCAGCTAAAGGCACTTGCTCCGGATGTCATCATTGTTGTTGCTTTTGGCCAGCTTCTGCCCTCGCGGATATTAGCGCTGCCGGCCCATGGCTGCATTAATGTGCATGCTTCATTATTACCCAAATACCGGGGATCAGCCCCCATTCATTGGGCCATCATCAATGGCGAAACCAAAACCGGGATTACCACGATGCACATGGATACCGGCATGGACACAGGCGATATAATTTTTAAAGCCGAGCTGCCAATTCTGCCAACCGATACAACCGGCAGTCTCCATGACAAACTTCGTGACTTAGGCGCTACCGTGCTGGCGGACACACTGCAGCACTTAGCGGCCGGCCAGGCGCCGCGGACCCCGCAGGTTGAGGCAGATTCCACCTACGCGCGTATGCTTGACCGGGATACCGAACGCATTGACTGGCACCAGCCGGCTGTTGCCATCCATAATCTGGTGCGCGGACTTAATCCCTGGCCCGGTGCCTACTGCATCCTGCAAAATAAAACAATGAAAATTTGGCAGACTAATGTTCATAGCGAGACACAGACCTGTACAGAGCCTGGACGGGTTGTGCAGATAACCAAAACCGGGCTTGTTGTCGAAACCGGCCAGGGCCTGATCGAACTACAGGAAGTGCAGCCGGCATCAAAGCGGCGAATGAAGGCCAGCGACTGTGTTTGCGGCTATTGCCTTACTGTAGGCAACCTATTTGAATAG
- the rpoZ gene encoding DNA-directed RNA polymerase subunit omega, whose translation MINPSLDALVAKVDSKYTLVVLAAKRAREIMDGKPSSAESKSNKPVTMALEEIAQRKITYERTKTGIK comes from the coding sequence ATGATTAATCCGTCTTTAGATGCTTTAGTAGCGAAAGTTGATAGTAAATACACACTGGTGGTGCTTGCTGCCAAACGGGCCAGGGAAATCATGGACGGAAAGCCGTCTTCAGCAGAGTCGAAATCCAATAAACCTGTAACAATGGCCCTGGAGGAAATAGCCCAGCGGAAAATAACCTATGAACGTACCAAAACCGGCATTAAATAG
- the def gene encoding peptide deformylase gives MAVMEIRKAGDKILKELAVPVDKIDRKIRNLLNDMAETMYAADGVGLAAPQVGVSRRLVVIDVGDGLIELINPVIVAKEGCESGTEGCLSVPGMCGEVERYATVTVEAINRSGKKIQINGSGLLARALQHEIDHLDGILFIELAKTMRKG, from the coding sequence TTGGCGGTAATGGAGATTAGAAAAGCAGGCGACAAGATATTAAAAGAATTGGCAGTGCCTGTTGATAAAATTGACCGTAAAATCAGAAACTTACTTAACGATATGGCAGAAACCATGTATGCTGCCGATGGCGTGGGGTTAGCGGCACCGCAGGTGGGAGTATCCCGGCGCCTCGTTGTCATCGACGTGGGTGATGGTCTGATCGAACTCATCAACCCGGTAATTGTTGCCAAAGAAGGCTGCGAAAGCGGTACCGAGGGGTGCTTAAGTGTTCCTGGCATGTGCGGTGAGGTTGAACGCTATGCCACCGTTACTGTAGAGGCTATCAACAGGAGCGGCAAAAAGATTCAGATTAACGGCTCAGGTCTGCTGGCCCGTGCCCTCCAGCACGAAATAGACCATCTTGATGGCATTTTGTTCATTGAGTTAGCCAAAACCATGCGTAAGGGGTAA
- the rsmB gene encoding 16S rRNA (cytosine(967)-C(5))-methyltransferase RsmB, translating into MTTKKNDAREIALKVINDIETNGAYANIALNREINRQLSQGQLSDQDRRFITELVYGTVKAGATLDWMLSSYLSRPLTKVAPVIRNILRLGMYQLFFLEKVPASAACNQAVELTKKYGHAGTVKFVNGVLRNAARSPEKIVYPDPDKQPVQYLALKYFHPEWLITRWVARLGAAACQELCQLNNTTPPLSIRTNTVKTSRPELLQRLTDEGVTCELSDWAPEGIICYGHPGLNTLASLRAGLFQVQDESSMVVAHILDPQPGEFIIDACGAPGGKTTHIAALMNNTGKVLSTDIYEHKLALTRENASRLGLTNIETRALDAVNLDSMYPLKADRVLVDAPCSGLGVLRRKPDSRWRKTEDILQDLPRLQSAILASAARCVKPGGVLVYSTCTTEPEENQDIVQAFLQVQPQFSLETTGQYLPGKKRPATMLQLWPHTDGVDGFFIARMRRQN; encoded by the coding sequence ATGACTACAAAAAAAAATGACGCCAGGGAAATCGCTCTAAAAGTAATTAATGACATAGAGACTAACGGTGCTTACGCCAACATTGCCCTGAACCGCGAAATAAACCGTCAGCTGTCCCAGGGGCAGCTTTCCGATCAGGACCGGCGATTTATCACTGAATTGGTTTATGGTACCGTCAAAGCCGGAGCTACTTTGGACTGGATGCTCAGCAGCTACCTGAGCCGCCCGCTTACGAAAGTGGCGCCTGTTATTAGAAATATCCTGCGTTTAGGTATGTATCAGTTATTTTTTTTGGAAAAAGTACCGGCTTCCGCCGCCTGCAACCAGGCAGTTGAACTAACCAAAAAGTACGGACATGCCGGTACCGTTAAATTTGTCAACGGCGTGCTGAGAAATGCTGCCCGCAGCCCGGAGAAAATAGTATATCCCGACCCGGATAAACAGCCGGTGCAATACCTGGCACTAAAATATTTTCACCCTGAATGGCTGATTACACGCTGGGTTGCGCGTCTGGGTGCCGCCGCCTGTCAGGAGTTATGCCAACTTAATAATACCACACCGCCCCTGTCAATCCGCACTAATACAGTTAAGACCAGCCGCCCTGAGCTCCTGCAGCGGTTAACAGACGAGGGGGTAACCTGCGAGCTTTCAGACTGGGCCCCGGAAGGTATTATATGCTATGGGCATCCGGGCCTGAACACCCTGGCCTCATTGCGGGCAGGGCTTTTCCAGGTACAGGATGAAAGCTCCATGGTGGTGGCCCATATTCTCGATCCTCAGCCGGGTGAATTTATCATTGATGCCTGCGGGGCTCCCGGTGGTAAAACCACTCATATTGCCGCCCTGATGAATAACACCGGTAAGGTTTTATCTACTGATATTTATGAACACAAGCTGGCTTTGACACGGGAAAACGCCAGCCGTCTGGGCTTAACCAATATTGAAACAAGGGCACTCGACGCTGTCAATTTAGACAGTATGTATCCGCTTAAGGCTGACAGGGTCCTTGTCGATGCCCCGTGCTCCGGCCTGGGGGTCTTAAGGCGCAAACCTGATTCCCGCTGGCGCAAAACAGAAGATATTTTACAGGATCTGCCCAGGTTGCAGTCCGCAATTCTCGCCAGTGCCGCCCGGTGTGTAAAACCAGGTGGTGTATTGGTCTATAGCACCTGCACGACCGAGCCGGAAGAAAACCAGGATATTGTTCAGGCCTTTCTCCAGGTTCAGCCTCAGTTCAGCCTGGAAACAACAGGTCAATACCTGCCAGGGAAAAAACGACCTGCCACCATGTTGCAGCTTTGGCCGCACACCGACGGTGTGGACGGTTTTTTTATAGCCCGTATGAGACGGCAGAATTAA
- a CDS encoding heavy-metal-associated domain-containing protein: MATQKNTKQSIYRVGGLKGDHCRDRIEHTLSHLYGVSSVKVSLTTHQVAVTHDEAVTPSGYIEETLQSLGYSIQS; this comes from the coding sequence TTGGCTACACAGAAAAATACCAAACAATCCATCTACCGTGTTGGCGGCCTGAAAGGCGACCATTGCCGGGATCGTATTGAGCATACTTTGTCCCATCTTTATGGTGTCTCCTCAGTGAAGGTGTCCTTAACCACCCATCAGGTTGCAGTTACTCATGACGAAGCAGTTACCCCCAGCGGCTATATTGAGGAAACGTTGCAATCACTTGGCTACTCTATTCAGAGTTAG
- a CDS encoding DUF116 domain-containing protein — MIDIVHRPRKRLFLVLILISLLLAVISSYGLWVVSLPGLTNISSYLPLLLGTLLAAVILAAVCGVAGILLAILGFRTLGIFQGLAWSAINLLFPIAICLGKLFDVDKERIERSFIEVSNHLIKQKNIKVQPSKLLIMTPHCLQQEACPHKITRDVSNCHHCGQCQIGDLVTLANRYGAHLAVVTGGTLARKVIKSIRPHAVLAIACERDLTSGIQDVFPLPVIGVLNSRPFGPCCNTRVDLKKVEEVIQSFIKST; from the coding sequence ATGATTGATATTGTACACAGGCCCCGCAAACGGCTTTTTTTAGTGCTTATCCTCATTAGCCTGCTGCTGGCAGTCATATCTAGTTACGGGTTGTGGGTTGTCAGCCTGCCAGGTTTAACCAATATCAGCAGCTATTTGCCCCTGCTGCTTGGCACATTGTTAGCAGCAGTTATTCTGGCTGCTGTCTGTGGTGTGGCCGGTATCCTGCTGGCGATCCTGGGGTTTAGGACTTTGGGCATCTTTCAGGGATTGGCCTGGTCAGCTATTAATCTCTTATTTCCGATCGCTATTTGCCTGGGCAAATTGTTTGATGTCGACAAAGAACGGATCGAACGCTCTTTTATTGAGGTCAGCAACCATTTAATCAAGCAGAAGAATATAAAAGTACAACCGTCCAAACTGCTGATTATGACACCGCACTGCCTGCAGCAGGAGGCTTGCCCGCATAAAATAACCCGCGATGTGTCCAACTGCCATCACTGCGGCCAATGTCAAATTGGTGATCTGGTAACACTGGCCAATCGCTATGGCGCCCATCTGGCGGTTGTGACCGGCGGTACCTTAGCCAGAAAGGTGATCAAAAGCATTCGGCCGCACGCAGTCCTGGCCATTGCCTGTGAACGCGATCTGACAAGCGGTATCCAGGATGTATTCCCCCTGCCGGTTATTGGCGTTCTCAACAGCCGGCCTTTTGGGCCCTGCTGCAATACACGGGTTGATCTTAAGAAAGTGGAAGAGGTTATTCAAAGCTTTATAAAAAGCACTTAG
- the coaBC gene encoding bifunctional phosphopantothenoylcysteine decarboxylase/phosphopantothenate--cysteine ligase CoaBC codes for MSSGQTIVIGVTGGIAAYKTVDVVSRLKKAGCNVYVIMTKAATAFVTPLTFREISGNPVITDMWEEPKTWNVQHIALASRADLFLVAPATANTIGKIANGIADDMLTTTVMATTAPVMLAPAMNTNMFLNPVTQQNLAKLKSLGYHIMEPASGMLACGIEGPGRLPEPAAIVENLLSILHPRRELAGKRLLVTAAGTREPIDPVRYLGNRSSGKMGYALAQAAAARGAEVILISGPSGLPVPPGITIKRVETAAEMHNAVLADFDAVDIVIKAAAVADYRPELAAEQKIKKTGDTLTLSLVKNPDILYDLGQRKKRQLLIGFAAETEGLIEHAQEKLRKKNLDMIVANDVTLPGAGFNLDTNIVKLVHRNGMVEALPLQSKQQVAEIILDKICAMLTNST; via the coding sequence ATGTCCTCAGGTCAAACGATTGTCATAGGCGTTACCGGCGGCATTGCTGCCTATAAAACAGTAGATGTTGTCAGCCGTTTAAAAAAGGCCGGCTGTAATGTCTATGTTATTATGACAAAAGCCGCTACCGCTTTTGTCACGCCGCTCACCTTCCGGGAAATCAGCGGCAATCCGGTTATCACCGATATGTGGGAAGAACCCAAAACGTGGAATGTCCAGCATATCGCTCTGGCTTCGCGGGCTGATTTGTTTTTAGTTGCCCCGGCAACAGCCAATACCATTGGCAAAATAGCCAATGGTATTGCGGACGATATGCTTACAACCACAGTCATGGCCACTACGGCGCCGGTTATGCTCGCACCGGCGATGAATACAAATATGTTTCTCAACCCGGTCACCCAGCAAAATTTAGCCAAGTTAAAAAGCTTAGGCTATCATATTATGGAACCGGCCTCAGGTATGCTGGCTTGTGGCATCGAAGGACCCGGCCGGTTACCCGAACCGGCAGCAATTGTGGAAAATCTGCTGTCAATCCTGCACCCCCGCCGTGAGCTGGCGGGGAAACGCCTGCTGGTTACTGCCGCTGGCACCAGGGAACCCATTGACCCTGTCAGATATCTCGGCAACCGTTCCAGCGGTAAAATGGGCTATGCCCTGGCCCAGGCAGCAGCAGCCCGCGGTGCTGAGGTTATTTTAATTTCCGGACCTTCCGGGTTGCCTGTGCCGCCGGGAATTACCATAAAACGGGTAGAAACAGCGGCAGAGATGCACAATGCGGTTCTGGCTGACTTTGACGCCGTTGATATCGTCATAAAAGCAGCGGCGGTTGCCGACTACCGGCCTGAACTGGCGGCCGAGCAAAAAATAAAGAAAACCGGCGATACACTAACCCTGAGTCTGGTCAAAAACCCGGATATCCTGTACGATTTGGGCCAGCGGAAAAAGCGACAGCTATTAATTGGCTTTGCGGCTGAAACAGAAGGGCTGATTGAACATGCCCAGGAAAAACTGCGCAAGAAAAACCTGGATATGATCGTGGCCAACGACGTCACTTTACCCGGGGCCGGCTTTAACCTGGACACCAATATTGTGAAACTTGTTCACAGAAACGGCATGGTGGAGGCACTGCCCCTGCAAAGCAAACAACAGGTTGCAGAAATTATTTTAGACAAAATTTGTGCAATGCTGACAAATTCTACTTGA
- the metK gene encoding methionine adenosyltransferase: MEKKRVLFTSESVTEGHPDKIADQISDSVLDAILAHDPSARVACETLVTTGIVHVVGEITTNCYVDIPKIVRETIKSIGYTRAKYGFDGETCGVLISIDEQSPDIALGVDKALEAKQGAMDAIEAIGAGDQGMMFGYATNETPEYMPLPIALAHKLARRLSEVRKSGELGYLRPDGKTQVTVEYEDGKPVRIDTIVVSTQHSPEADRETIEKDLIAAVVVPIVPAELLDAKTKYYINPTGRFVVGGPQGDAGLTGRKIIVDTYGGMARHGGGAFSGKDPTKVDRSAAYAARYVAKNVVAAGLADKCEIQLAYAIGIARPVSVMVETFGTAKISESKIVELINKHFDLRPAGIIKSLNLRRPLYRQTAAYGHFGRTDVSLPWEQTDKAEILRKEANL, translated from the coding sequence TTGGAAAAAAAACGTGTGCTTTTTACATCTGAATCTGTCACGGAAGGCCATCCGGATAAGATAGCTGACCAAATTTCCGACAGTGTACTTGATGCTATTCTGGCCCATGACCCGTCAGCCCGGGTGGCCTGCGAGACTTTGGTAACAACCGGTATAGTGCACGTAGTGGGAGAGATTACCACGAATTGCTATGTAGATATTCCCAAGATTGTCCGCGAAACCATCAAGAGTATCGGCTATACCCGGGCCAAATATGGTTTTGACGGCGAAACCTGCGGTGTTTTAATCTCGATCGATGAACAATCGCCGGACATTGCCCTGGGGGTAGACAAAGCCTTAGAAGCAAAACAGGGCGCCATGGATGCCATTGAAGCAATTGGTGCCGGTGACCAGGGGATGATGTTCGGCTATGCGACCAACGAAACGCCTGAATATATGCCGCTGCCAATCGCTTTAGCCCATAAGCTGGCGCGCAGGCTGTCCGAGGTCCGTAAAAGCGGTGAGCTCGGTTACCTCCGTCCTGATGGTAAGACCCAGGTTACGGTTGAGTATGAAGACGGCAAACCGGTGCGTATTGATACTATCGTTGTGTCCACTCAGCACAGCCCGGAAGCAGACCGGGAAACAATTGAAAAGGATCTGATCGCCGCCGTCGTCGTCCCGATCGTGCCCGCAGAACTATTGGATGCCAAAACAAAATATTATATCAACCCAACCGGTCGTTTTGTGGTCGGCGGGCCGCAAGGCGATGCCGGTTTAACAGGCCGAAAAATCATTGTCGACACTTATGGCGGCATGGCCCGGCACGGCGGCGGCGCTTTTTCGGGCAAAGACCCAACAAAGGTTGACCGTTCCGCGGCGTATGCGGCCCGTTATGTTGCCAAAAATGTAGTTGCCGCCGGCTTAGCCGATAAATGCGAAATCCAGCTGGCCTATGCCATCGGCATTGCCCGGCCGGTTTCGGTTATGGTGGAAACGTTCGGTACTGCTAAAATTTCCGAGTCGAAAATAGTTGAACTCATCAACAAGCATTTTGATTTAAGACCGGCCGGTATCATTAAATCCCTGAATCTCCGGCGTCCGCTTTACCGTCAGACTGCTGCCTATGGTCATTTTGGCCGCACTGATGTCAGCCTGCCCTGGGAGCAGACCGACAAAGCGGAAATTCTGCGCAAAGAAGCCAATCTATAA